In the Gorilla gorilla gorilla isolate KB3781 chromosome 1, NHGRI_mGorGor1-v2.1_pri, whole genome shotgun sequence genome, AGAGGGTACTGCCAATATTGTGTCCCCCCATCTGAGCACAGCTGGAGGTTCACCACAATTCGTGCTGTTTGATTGgaactgaggtcaggaattaaGCTTCTTGGGTTCTGGTTTCAGCTTTGGCCTCAGACTCACTGGGAGTCAGGGTTTTGTCCCTTTGATTGTAAGTTTTTGTGCCTGTCAGGTGTGTCTGCTCAGTCTGGGGCCAGCACCAacatgcccaccttggcctctgcccCCAGACAGCTCTCTCCTGCCAGGCCACCCTCAATCACCCAAGGCCCAGTCCAAACCAGAGGCAGAACCACCGGGGCTGGAGTCCCACACCCACCTCCCAGGGCCCACCCCTTCCCTCCCAGGCCCTTGAGGCAGCAATGCTGAGTGGCTTGAGGGCCTCGGGCTCCCAGCCTGGCAGGCTTGTGTGCAGCAAGAGACAGCAAGGACAGTGAAGACTCTCCTGGGTTTGTTTTAAGAGCAGCAGGCACTCACCcccggggctgaggcaggagcgcCCTGGTACATGGCTGTGCCCAGGACCCTAGAGGCAGGGCCAGGTCCTGGGAGCAGCAGGGGTTCCTCTCCCCGGGGAGTGGCTCCCACTCCACAGGGTCCCTGGCTAATGGGTTTCCTGGGCAGCTGGGTACCTGATAGATGGTTTTCCACCCAGAGTTCAGTGCAGACAGCAATCGGTCCAGTTCAGAAGTGCAGCTCAGGTAGATGACCCAGGGCGGGAGGAGCTGCTGGCTGTCCTGGGAGAACTCCTAGGGAGAGCCAGGCCCCCGGGTGAGCAGCCAGAGCTTTCCTTCTGCAGGCCCTGCAGCCCCGCCCCCACTCCCAGCTCACCAAGACGCAGTACTCCTTGCCCGGCTCGGTGGAGACGGCGCTGATGTCGCCCAGCTTGGCTGTGCCCAAAGAGCGGAAGAAGCTGGTCTGGCAATCCTCATGGCACGTAAAGAGGCGGTCATCCGTGAGGACCAGGCAGCAGGGGATGCAGGGGCTGGGAGCTACGCCCTGGGGGATGACCTGGCAGCGGGGCAGGGGAGAGGCAGGCTGGGGCCTCCAGGGCTGGTCTGCACCAGAACTCCACACTCCAGGGGACCAGCCAGCCCTTTTGCTCTCCCTCCAGGGATCTCCCTCCAGGGATCGGGAGCAGAGGCGGGGATGGGGGTGATGCCTCTGAGCTCCAGGGTCCATTCCTGGGCTGCCCCCTGGAGGTCCGTCTTGGCCCTCAGGTTGCTCTGTGACTATGGGTTTAGGGATGGGACCCTGGGGGTCTGGGTGGGTCAGGCCAGGTGAGCGGTGGGGGCAGGCGAAGCTCACCCCTTTGGACACAGCCTGGCAGAGATGCTGCATCCactcagccatctcagcctcgcTCTCGGCACTCAGCTCCAGGCAGGGCCGGTCGGAGAGAATGACCTGGAAGGCGTGGGGCCGATCCGTGGTGTTGGCTCTCCGGCAGCCACCGCACTGCTCCCCCCTGGGCCAGAGGAGGAGGGTGAAACGGGAGCGAGGAGGCAAGGGCAGCACGGGGCGACAGCCCCCAGGGTTGGTGCGGGGTGTGCGGCACAGGGTCTGCCCCACCGTCCTGGGGGCTGGAGGATACCAGAGGGTTCTCCAGGCCCCTCCAGCTCCCAGGAGAGGTCTGGGAGCCCCACCCCACGCCTTGCTGTGCAATGCCTTTCACCTCCAGGATGCCCAAGATCCTCTAGATACCCAAGCATGGCCAGGAGGGGTTGGGAATCAGCTGTCCCGCTGGCCCTCTGAGAATCGGCCGCATTCATTCATGCGTGCTTCCTCTTGAGGGCCTGCTGTTCCTCCCAAATACCTGAACGTCCGTCTCCCATCAGGCCGGGAGCTTCTGGGGAAGGGCCTGCCTCCCCCATCAGACTGGACCTGTTCTAAGCCAGGAGCTCCttgctgcctccctcctcccctcctgtgGGCTCCTTGCAGCCCTCAGAGCGTGGAAGCCCCAGGCCACCTGTCAGGGCCGCTGGATGGGGTGGGTGGGGTTGAGGGCGAGGCTGAACTGCCAACAGGGGCAGCCATCTTAAACCAGGGAGACGGCAGCTCTGGGCCCCAGGATACACCCACTTCTCCCGGGACACTTACCCCATGTTCACCGAGAGCAAAGGGATGACGTCGGTGCGGTCCGGGTACTGGTAGAGGATCCCGTTGCTGCAGGGGCACAACACAGGGCGAGTGAGGCCTGTCCCAGGAACTGGGGCCAGGCGGAGCCCAGGTCCCAGGGTTCCCCTCCCATGCACATGCTGTGGCCATGAACCTGAGGCAAAGGACACCAGGGGCTGTCATCTACGGAAGGGAGGGTGAAGAAGGGCCTGGGGGCCCAGCAGGGAACGTGGCCACCTCAGCAGACCTGGGGCGCAGCTCAAGGTTCATCGGGGGACCAAGCCTGCATCCTCCCCTGAGGCACTCAGGGATTCCTGGGGCCCCAAAGATGACTGGCTCTACAGAGAAGCTCTAACAGCCTGAGCTAAGTCAGCTCCAAGCTCTTGTAGGGAAGGGAAGCGTCCTCTCCTCAGGCTGCTCCCTCAGTGAACTGCTGCAGAGAGATCCCCGCTGGGGACCTGACAGCCCAGCCACCCCAGGGCCCAAGCCCCAGGCCTAGAGCTGCCAGGGCTCCCACCTGAGCACCACGAAGCACGTCTTCCAGTGTTCCTTGCCCAGGTAGGAGGTGCCCGCCTTGTAGTGCAGCATGCCTTCTTTGGTGATGGTGCCCTCGGGGGGTGAGCAGTGGCAGGGCGTGGGGCCCAGGGACTCGTCTGTGGGGTCCTCCCAGTGCACAAGGCCGTAGAAGCGCACGGTGACAGCAGATGCCTAATGCAGGGGCGGGCACGGGGGACAAAGCAAGTAAGGCCTGGGCCAGGCAGGTGGCTGAGCCCGgactggatcttttttttttctttttgagatggagtctcgctctgtcgcccaggctggactgcagtggtgtgatctctactcgccgcaacctccaccttccaggttcaagcaattctcctgcctcagcctcccaagtagctgggattacaggcgcccatcaccacgcctggctaaatctttgtatttttagtagagacggggttttgccatgttggcgaggctggtctcaaactcctgacctcaggtgatccgcctgccttggcctcccaaagtgctgagattacaggcgtgagccactgtgccctgccgagCGAGGGTGTCTTAACCTTAGGACACACCCCAGGTAGGAAGGTGGACATGACCTTCCTCCCTTCCAGGGTGGGaaagccccgccccgccccgccccgccccgcccaggTAGGCGACTGTGAAATGGCAAAGACATCCACGTGCATCCCTTAACGCTCACGCCAAGGCGGCTGCTGCTCTGCCATCTCAGGGGCTGCACTCAGCTTCCTCCCCAGGTTCTTACCTCACACTTCGATTCTTGGGCCACAAATTTGGCCAGTGCCAGCTTCTCCATGGTGGCATCCGTCAGGATGCTGGGGTAGGGAGGTTCTCGACAGCCTTTGATCATGGCTGACTTCAAAGAAGCCAAAAAGAACCTGCACAGGGCGTGAGGTTTGTGGTTAGAGGCCTGGGAACAGGGCCTCAACTGGACAGGGCTTAGTCTTGAGCGCTGCTGGCCTGGAGGGGTCACAGAAACTTGGGGAAGGGACCTGGCTAGACCCAGTGACCAGGGCGGCAGGTGCGGCAATGATGCAGGTCCAAGGTCATCAAATGACAACTGGAACAGGCCTGATCATTCTCAATGGCCAAGGGGCCTTGGATTTTGACAGTGAGGGAAGACAGACAAAGAGGGTGGGCAGGACTTGAACGGGTGGGACCTTGAGTCACGACAAGGATGCAGGCGTTCAAGGGCATGCCTGGCCCAGCAGCATGGctctctgcctgccttcctgTCCGACAACTCATGCCAGCACCCCCAAGAGTCGCCAGGGGCTGAGGTCACCTGGGCTGACCACATGAGTCCTATGATTGTCGTCTACTTGCCTGCCTCTCTGAGCAGATGCAGGTTCCAGAGGGAATACATCTGGTTTCCCCTCCTGGATCTCCCACTGTCCACCTCCACCCCTGACCCCCAGGCCACCCACGCCTATGGGCAGCTGCGAACTCTCCAATCCTTCCAGAGGGGCGGGGTTGCCACTCACTCAGCCAGCGCCACATCAGCCGTGTCCAGCAGAAACTGCTTCCTGCGGTTGGTGCACACCAGCTTCACCGTCTGCTGGTCAAGGCCAACCTGCCAGAAACCACACCGTGACATGCACTTGGGGCTTAGCTGCTGCCTGGTGGAGGAGGCAGCTTGGCCAGGCTGAGCGCTTGCTGGGGAGGAAGAAGCACACCCCGGGCCGCCACCAAGTAAAGCCCCAGAGGCCAGGGGCTGGCATTAGTGAGGGAGGGACCGTCAGAAGTCTAGCACAGGAAGAGGCGACCTCAAGCTTGGTTCTTACCCCCAGCATCGTGTACAGAAGCCTCTCTGAGAGCTAAGTTGGTGCCTAACCCCGGGAGGGGAGTAAGGGGCCGTGCCTCGCCCTGCAGCTCTATGGGTAAGTGGCTTGAGAAGCCCTGTACCTACAGCAGGCGCACAACTGCGGGGCCTGGACTCACCGACACATAGTCAAGTTCATTGTAAGAAACGGCCTCTTCCACCAGGTATGGCTTCTCTGTGGCCCCTGAGAGAGGAGACCCCAAGGCCTATTATCCCCACAGGCCTCttttccctccccctgccccatttTCTTAGACATAGCCCCTCTCTTAGAGGGCCTCTCCTTGCCCTGcagtaggagaatggcgtggagtgCTCACAGAGGGAGCCCCAGGCTCACGTCTCAAGGCTGCTGGCAACACCTTCCTTGGGGTGCCTTTCCATCACTGCATGCCAGGCAGCCGGGAGGCACTCAGAGGGCAAGGGGACTGGGGAAAAGGGGCTGAGAGTCAGCCTCGTCTACAACCCGCTGTCTGCCCGGGGGCGGCGGGCACCTTTCCGGAGCAGGTAGACATAGCAGTCTGTGAGCAGCACGTACAGCAGCTGCAGGTTGCCCTCCATGTGCCCAGTGCTCATCCGGATCATCTGGGGGCCGAAGCAGACAAGGGTCAGGCAGGTGGCTCCTGCCGCTCCAGCGGGGGCGGTGGCCCATCCCGCCTTGCCCTTGCCGTCTCTTGCTCACTCCTGAGTTCCTAGGACTTACTTTGAACAGCTGCTCTTCGTTTTCTCGGAACACGTGGATCATGAGCAGGAGCAGGTGATTGTTGTCTACTCTGTGAGGGCCAAGTCAGGAGGGCGAGGTGTCAGGCAGGCAGCGGTGAGAGAGGCCACACCCCACCCCAGAGCCAGGGGGTAGTGCCTCCGCCTCCCACTAGGAGCCAAAGTTAGGGAGGGAGGCTCACACCCCTTCTCACTCAGGCTAGGTCTTCCTAGTGCTTAATTTATCTGGAGGTCAGAGGcgcagtgtccccagcttcaagGGCTGGGAGAGTCCCATGCCAGCTGCAGAGTCTTGTTACCTGAACTCCGAGGAATGGACCATCTCCGAAGGGCTCCCCTGTCCCTCATCCACCCCAGAATCCTCAGCGCTACTCAGACACGGGCTGGGCTGGTCTCGCTTGAACTGGCAGAGAACCTCCTGGGTCCCAGGCTCTGGCTCAGACACAGGCCCCTCCCTGACCAGGGACAGCTGGGCCTCCAGCTCCTGAGCCTCCCTCGTGGTATCCTCTAGGGGCCGAGGCGTctgtccctctcctcctcctccctcttcttcttgGCCAGCAGCCTCAGGGCTACTAGGAACATGCAGCGGTTGGCCAAACCCTGCAGGGTCATGGTGGCCGCCACCTGATGTAACAGTGCTTGGACTCTCGACGGTAAAGCGGTAGAAGTCCATTGGGGCTGAAAGCCCCTCACTAAAGTCGCAAAGCAGCGGCCTCTCCGGGGCATCCCCGGGAGAGCCGGTCCGAAAGGACTGGTCTGGGGGCTCAGCACGGGAGCACCAGGTGCTGGGGTCCAGCTGCCCGTTGAGCTGGTCGATAACCTTGCTCAGGGGCTGCCCCAAGCGCTCCATGGAGGTGTCCTTCATCTCAGGGATCAGCAGGCCCGGCTCGGAGCGCTCGCTGCTCTCCGTGGTGCTGCTcggcccctctccctcctcctggggGGAGGCAAGCGTAGTGTCTGGCGAGTCCCGCCCAAGGCTTGGGCTGCCGTTGCGGCTGTCACCGTCCCCCTGCTTGGCACATTTCTTCTGGCTGCAGGCGGGGTGGAGTGGACTTGCCTCCTCGTCTGATctgctctttttcttcttgccaattttcttcttctttgtgaCCCTGGGACAGTAACGATGGGGACAGAGTTAACACCTGAGTAGTCCAGTGCTGAGGAAAACCAGGCTGGGTCACGGTGGCAATGCTGGCCATGTAGCCTCCAAGGGCACAGCTAGCGCGTCAGTGGTCCTAGGCAATGCTGGGTGGAGGCACTGGGTCAGAGGACAACAGTGGCTCAGGCCCCGAGGCACCCCCTTTGCTGgcaggggcggggtgggggtagCATGGGCTGGGCACAGATGGCTGCAGCCAGAGAAACCCCAGAGTGGGTCTACTGAATTCCTCCTAATGGAACAGCTGAGCTAGCTGCACTCTAGGAAAGAAAAACAGGCCATGGCTGGTCAGGCAATGCCCCCTCCACTCAGCCCCCCTTCGGATGTGGATCCTGAGCTGACCTCACTTCCCTTAGGCATCATCATGGAGGAATCACCCAGAAAGCACTCAGCGCTTTCTGGGCTCACGCTCCGGGTCCCACTCTGGCTCCAGGTTGGCTGGAGTGGGCTTAGCTAAGGGACCCCAGGTCTGAGCATGATGCTGCTGTGGACTGGAACCAGCCCATGGGGTGGCCTCCTGGCTCCAGTCACTGGGGAGCAATCCCCCGCCTCAGGCCAGCAAGCCTGGGCAGTCTGACACGCACACAGGGCTTCTCCTCTTAGTGTGAAGTTTCAAGAGGGGGTCGGGGAGGTCAGGGAGCCGGGGAGGCTCTGGTTGACAGTCCCTGCTGGCCACCCACCACGTCCTTCCTTTCCATGTCCTGCCCATATGACAAAGATACTTTTCTTTCAATGAATCTCAGAAATTGTATCTTAACTTCCAAGAACTCCCTTGGGAAGAAGCACAGCCTGAAGGTGCTTTCTGATCTTAGGCAGACCCAGCAAATGCCCTGGCAGCCTGGACATGGCCCCAGACACCAGCCACGGTCGCTGCCTGTGCCACCTGCTTCCAAGGGCTTGAGCCCTACAATGGAGTGAAtgtgtgtgtcccctccaaattcctgtgttgaaatcctaactcccaatgtgatggtatcagggggtgggaggtgatgaggtcctGAGGGTGGGATCCTCAGGAATGGGATCAGCACCCTCATAAAAGGGACCCTAGAGAGCTCTCTCTCCGCTCCCCGCCACAACACAGCAAGAAGAGGGACATCTGTGAATCCCTCATCAGAGGCTGGCCATGCCGGCACGCTGACCTCGGACTGTaggctccagagctgtgagaaagaaTGTCTGTTGTGGAAGCCGCCTGTCTGCGGTGCTTAGTTCCAGCAGCCGAGCTGACTAGGACAGGCGTCCACTTCCTCTTGCTCAAAGAACCTCCTAGAGGTGGGAAGGGTTTCCAGGAAGGCATGCAACTGCCCTCAGGGGGTGTCCCGGTCTGCCCTGGATGAACAGCTGATGCTGGGAGTGGACAGGTTGGACCCCAGGACCTCAGCTCCTTTCTGGGCCCCTCCCTGCTGACCTGATGACCTCGAGCTCCGTGCAGGCATCCAGCGGGTCCAGGGCCtggtcctcctccttctcctgagAGGTGGTGTGCACGGGGGTGGTGTCAGAGGAGGACACAGTCTCTGCCGGCTCCTCGTTGAAGGGGTTCTGGCGCTGGGTGGGGCTCCTGGTGGAGGCCTTGCTGCTGGTCAGGTCGGAGGCTGTGGAGCGGGGACCACTGACCGTGTCTGTGAGGTCTCCATCTGGGGGACAAGGAAGCAGGAGACACCCTGTCAGGCACCCCccggggtccctgacccccagagCATGCGTTAGCCCAGGAGGGAGGCAGGCTGGCCAGTTCCTCCCAGGGAAACCTGACAGGGGTGGCCCTATTTCGAGTAGAAGCCACAACCTCACAGGACATGGGTTTTTGTACTTTAG is a window encoding:
- the PLEKHM2 gene encoding pleckstrin homology domain-containing family M member 2 isoform X2 produces the protein MEPGEVKDRILENISLSVKKLQSYFAACEDETPAIRNHDKVLQRLCEHLDHALLYGLQDLSSGYWVLVVHFTRREAIKQIEVLQHVATNLGRSRAWLYLALNENSLESYLRLFQENLGLLHKYYVKNALVCSHDHLTLFLTLVSGLEFIRFELDLDAPYLDLAPYMPDYYKPQYLLDFEDRLPSSVHGSDSLSLNSFNSVTSTNLEWDDSAIAPSSEDGDLTDTVSGPRSTASDLTSSKASTRSPTQRQNPFNEEPAETVSSSDTTPVHTTSQEKEEDQALDPLDACTELEVIRVTKKKKIGKKKKSRSDEEASPLHPACSQKKCAKQGDGDSRNGSPSLGRDSPDTTLASPQEEGEGPSSTTESSERSEPGLLIPEMKDTSMERLGQPLSKVIDQLNGQLDPSTWCSRAEPPDQSFRTGSPGDAPERPLLCDFSEGLSAPMDFYRFTVESPSTVTSGGGHHDPAGFGQPLHVPSSPEAAGQEEEGGGGEGQTPRPLEDTTREAQELEAQLSLVREGPVSEPEPGTQEVLCQFKRDQPSPCLSSAEDSGVDEGQGSPSEMVHSSEFRVDNNHLLLLMIHVFRENEEQLFKMIRMSTGHMEGNLQLLYVLLTDCYVYLLRKGATEKPYLVEEAVSYNELDYVSVGLDQQTVKLVCTNRRKQFLLDTADVALAEFFLASLKSAMIKGCREPPYPSILTDATMEKLALAKFVAQESKCEASAVTVRFYGLVHWEDPTDESLGPTPCHCSPPEGTITKEGMLHYKAGTSYLGKEHWKTCFVVLSNGILYQYPDRTDVIPLLSVNMGGEQCGGCRRANTTDRPHAFQVILSDRPCLELSAESEAEMAEWMQHLCQAVSKGVIPQGVAPSPCIPCCLVLTDDRLFTCHEDCQTSFFRSLGTAKLGDISAVSTEPGKEYCVLEFSQDSQQLLPPWVIYLSCTSELDRLLSALNSGWKTIYQVDLPHTAIQEASNKKKFEDALSLIHSAWQRSDSLCRGRASRDPWC
- the PLEKHM2 gene encoding pleckstrin homology domain-containing family M member 2 isoform X1 is translated as MEPGEVKDRILENISLSVKKLQSYFAACEDETPAIRNHDKVLQRLCEHLDHALLYGLQDLSSGYWVLVVHFTRREAIKQIEVLQHVATNLGRSRAWLYLALNENSLESYLRLFQENLGLLHKYYVKNALVCSHDHLTLFLTLVSGLEFIRFELDLDAPYLDLAPYMPDYYKPQYLLDFEDRLPSSVHGSDSLSLNSFNSVTSTNLEWDDSAIAPSSEDYDFGDVFPAVPSVPSTDWEDGDLTDTVSGPRSTASDLTSSKASTRSPTQRQNPFNEEPAETVSSSDTTPVHTTSQEKEEDQALDPLDACTELEVIRVTKKKKIGKKKKSRSDEEASPLHPACSQKKCAKQGDGDSRNGSPSLGRDSPDTTLASPQEEGEGPSSTTESSERSEPGLLIPEMKDTSMERLGQPLSKVIDQLNGQLDPSTWCSRAEPPDQSFRTGSPGDAPERPLLCDFSEGLSAPMDFYRFTVESPSTVTSGGGHHDPAGFGQPLHVPSSPEAAGQEEEGGGGEGQTPRPLEDTTREAQELEAQLSLVREGPVSEPEPGTQEVLCQFKRDQPSPCLSSAEDSGVDEGQGSPSEMVHSSEFRVDNNHLLLLMIHVFRENEEQLFKMIRMSTGHMEGNLQLLYVLLTDCYVYLLRKGATEKPYLVEEAVSYNELDYVSVGLDQQTVKLVCTNRRKQFLLDTADVALAEFFLASLKSAMIKGCREPPYPSILTDATMEKLALAKFVAQESKCEASAVTVRFYGLVHWEDPTDESLGPTPCHCSPPEGTITKEGMLHYKAGTSYLGKEHWKTCFVVLSNGILYQYPDRTDVIPLLSVNMGGEQCGGCRRANTTDRPHAFQVILSDRPCLELSAESEAEMAEWMQHLCQAVSKGVIPQGVAPSPCIPCCLVLTDDRLFTCHEDCQTSFFRSLGTAKLGDISAVSTEPGKEYCVLEFSQDSQQLLPPWVIYLSCTSELDRLLSALNSGWKTIYQVDLPHTAIQEASNKKKFEDALSLIHSAWQRSDSLCRGRASRDPWC